The stretch of DNA TCCCTCGAAACCAAAGGAAACCGCCCCAAGGTCATAGACCGCGCCCGAAACGAATCCGTTGTCGTCCGCATCGAATGAGGTTGTGAAAGGCGGTGTCAGAAAATCATTGCACACCCATTTCATCTTGGAGGTGGGATCGAAATTGTGATCAAAGTAATAATCACCGTTTTGGTTAGCCCAAACAATAAAATCTTTATCATTTTCTACATAAGGATCAACCAGTTGAGTAAGGCAGGATGTATGGCTGCCCATAATTAATTTCCCATTCCGCAAAGAAAAACCGTTCGGGCCGCCGTTCAGTTGGCCGCCTGCTTTGTAATCATCCGGTCGGGCCCACCAGCTTGTCACATCGAACTTTCTCACTAATGAGCCGTCATTCAGATCAAAAGTATAAAATATGGCTGCCGGCAAGTTGTCATTGTAGCCGTAGTAATTGTTGTCAAACCAGTACACATTATTTTCGTCTGCTTCCGGTCCGCCAAAGGGATTATATGCTACTGATATGCCCGCAAACCCGTTGGTCCCCCAGTTGACATCCACGATCGCGCTGCCGTTGGGAACCCATTTCATTTTCCAGACACCTTTGGCTTTTCCAATGCTCCTTGATAATCCGCCTGAAACAAAAACACTTGAGAAATCTTTGGGCGACGGGCAGATAGAACGATCAAAGCTCCAGTTTGTTATAACTCTCACGTTGCAGGTCTCGACATACGATGAATCATATGGATCGCTTCCGATCGACCATTTTGCCTTGTTTCCGTTGAAAGCATGTTGCATGGTCACTAATGGATTGGCCAGGGGAAGACCCTTCGTGTCCAATTCCTGGATATGTATCTGTTTCCCCTCATTGTGCATGATGGAAGTCATATAGCGTGATGCATATACCTTGGGATTCTTGTTGTCATAAGCCCAGAGATAGTAGGTATAATCATCAGCCGGCACAATTGCGCCTAGCTTGCCTCTCCCATTCCACATGATATTGCTCTTGCCAACAGCCAAGTCGGTCAACGGGGAAATATACATGGCTGTGTCAATCTTATTGACATAGTGCCAACCCAGGTAACCGTTCTGGATTTTTCCGATGGATGCTCCCTTGTTTTTTGTGTATACACAGAAGATTACACCAGCATTCATACCGGACACGGTTACTGGAATTTCCAAAATTTTACTGTCAAAATTGTAAGCAACTTTGCTCGGTGCAGAAAGACGAAGCTGTTTGGGACTGAAGTTGGCGGCAAAAACACTGGTAGAAAAAAAAGCGGCAGACAGGGCAACTAAGATCACTTTTTTCATTTTCTTCCCCCTCTTGAAGATAATACATGAAAGTAACTACACTCCCCCAAAGATTAACCACAAGTCGTCTACAATAGATCGCCTCCTTTATCATTCTGATTAATAATTATACTGTATTTTTGCATATATATGATTTATTAAAAAAAATGTCAAGATAAAAATAAAAAATTATGAAAAAATAAAAATTTTCGCTCGAAAGAGCTTTTTTCAAAAGTCTGAAAATCATCAGAAGATAGGATAGATATTATTCAAGGAGTTGAATAGAAGGAGCATATAGAAATAGCTAACCTCCATAAAAAAGAGTATATTGGATGAAGTGATCAAACATATGAGCCGCCCAAAACTTTTCATGAACCGTGTCTTGCAGAACATGTTTTCAGCACTTATTTTTAGAGAGTCGACAGGAGTTATAAATTTTAATGACCCATATGGATTTTCGGACGGAACGCATTTTCAAAGGCCCAGGATTCGCAGAAACCCTCTTTTTGGGCGCCTGCGGCGGTACGCGTATCATCCGGAAAGCCTCCAACCCGGACGCTTTCCCATTCAGCAGGACAGCGCTGGCAAGAGAGATCCGCCTCCTTCTCTCTCTACCGGAAGAACTCAGACGGTGTTTCCCGCCGGTTCTTCACACTAACCTGGGTGACCAGCCGGAGGATTCACCGGAGCTGCCCGCCTGCATCTTCTATGACATGCCTTACTATTCACCCGAAGACGGCTGGGTAACCCTGTCAAAACACATACTGGAAGGCGGCATGAATGCAGGTGAAGCAAGGCGCGTCCTGGGAGAAATTGTGGATACCGCCTTCCGGTATTTCCGGCTGGATGAGCGGGCGCCGGCAGCCGATTATGCAGAGAAGACCATGCTCACTGCCATGCGCGAGAGCATTGCCTGGGCGGAGAGCGAGAAAGACTTTTTTCCCCTTTTAACCGTGGAAAACCTTGTGATCAACGGAAGGCCCGCGCCCTGCATCATGGAACTGTCGGAGCTTTTTCAAAACACTACCCGCTTGCGAGCCATTCTCACCCCTTACCGCGAACGCTTCCTCCATGGCGATTTTTTCCCGGAAAATATTCTTTTCAACCACCTTACCGGACGGTGGATTCTTCTGGACCCGGTGAGCGTCCGCGGAGTGCACCGCGGGGATTTCATCCTCGACCTCAATAAAATGGGTGACTGGCTTTCCGGGGAGCTGCCTGCCCTTCGCATGGGTCAGTTTAGCGTTAACCTCCGGGGAAACCGGGCTTCACTGATCATTCATTCCCATTCCGGCGATCTGGAAAATCTTCATCGTCTTCAACTCTCAGACTGGTACTATGAGCGTAT from Candidatus Latescibacter sp. encodes:
- a CDS encoding T9SS type A sorting domain-containing protein, whose amino-acid sequence is MKKVILVALSAAFFSTSVFAANFSPKQLRLSAPSKVAYNFDSKILEIPVTVSGMNAGVIFCVYTKNKGASIGKIQNGYLGWHYVNKIDTAMYISPLTDLAVGKSNIMWNGRGKLGAIVPADDYTYYLWAYDNKNPKVYASRYMTSIMHNEGKQIHIQELDTKGLPLANPLVTMQHAFNGNKAKWSIGSDPYDSSYVETCNVRVITNWSFDRSICPSPKDFSSVFVSGGLSRSIGKAKGVWKMKWVPNGSAIVDVNWGTNGFAGISVAYNPFGGPEADENNVYWFDNNYYGYNDNLPAAIFYTFDLNDGSLVRKFDVTSWWARPDDYKAGGQLNGGPNGFSLRNGKLIMGSHTSCLTQLVDPYVENDKDFIVWANQNGDYYFDHNFDPTSKMKWVCNDFLTPPFTTSFDADDNGFVSGAVYDLGAVSFGFEGPDGTGIANLAFAGETASRKFYVNYVDYGSPFDGIYTDNQGSIPKDVNPKQAIVPGFMYIAHDSIKGTIGMQIGVEEAEPQAFTVNQNTPNPFNPSTTINFTLAKAGKVTVDIFNVSGQRIETLVNTTMNAGAHSVTWNASNQSAGVYFYTVKSGNDARTMKMTLIK
- a CDS encoding phosphotransferase, yielding MTHMDFRTERIFKGPGFAETLFLGACGGTRIIRKASNPDAFPFSRTALAREIRLLLSLPEELRRCFPPVLHTNLGDQPEDSPELPACIFYDMPYYSPEDGWVTLSKHILEGGMNAGEARRVLGEIVDTAFRYFRLDERAPAADYAEKTMLTAMRESIAWAESEKDFFPLLTVENLVINGRPAPCIMELSELFQNTTRLRAILTPYRERFLHGDFFPENILFNHLTGRWILLDPVSVRGVHRGDFILDLNKMGDWLSGELPALRMGQFSVNLRGNRASLIIHSHSGDLENLHRLQLSDWYYERMADSAYAPLFAEERGWERRWIFIKAFYSFCMVPLADKTQAVARYLLALKSMAEFIEKTDGR